A single region of the Raphanus sativus cultivar WK10039 chromosome 1, ASM80110v3, whole genome shotgun sequence genome encodes:
- the LOC108815109 gene encoding probable protein phosphatase 2C 6: MGLCSSRINKVTTRNETEKTSAATTTVERQGSGGRLRREKDLTSGGVINEAEQLVGRVVGNGSSESACLYTQQGNKGTNQDTMVVWENFCSRRDTVLCGVFDGHGPFGHMVAKRVRDMLPFTLSTQLKKISGRVLEPTTCKEEEEEQWCELQPSEKDEKLPLPEMYLPLKRALLKTCQQMDKELKMHPTINCFCSGTTSVTVIKQGKDLVVGNIGDSRAVLATRDEDNALMAVQLTIDLKPDLPSESARIQKCKGRVFALQDEPEVARVWLPNSDSPGLAMARAFGDFCLKDYGLISVPDINYRRLTERDQFIILATDGVWDVLSNKEAVDIVASAPSRSTAARALVCTAVRAWRLKYPTSKNDDCAVVCLFLEDSSAEASMEASETVVHSRKESIESVTITSSKDGEKKEEALPETDEIVPVLEIKEEKTSERIESKKTTLAECISVKDDEEWSALEGLTRVNSLLSIPRFLSGELRSGSWRKWL; the protein is encoded by the exons ATGGGTCTGTGTAGTTCGAGAATTAATAAGGTCACGACGAGGAATGAAACTGAGAAAACAAGCGCCGCCACTACCACGGTGGAGAGACAAGGCTCCGGGGGGCGGCTACGGAGGGAGAAAGATTTAACTAGCGGCGGCGTAATCAATGAGGCTGAGCAGTTGGTGGGTCGGGTTGTTGGCAACGGTTCGAGTGAAAGTGCTTGTCTTTATACACAACAAGGCAACAAAGGAACTAACCAAGACACCATGGTTGTCTGGGAG AATTTCTGTTCAAGAAGGGATACAGTGTTATGCGGTGTATTCGATGGACATGGTCCGTTTGGTCATATGGTTGCAAAGAGAGTCCGAGACATGTTACCTTTCACTTTATCAACCCAACTGAAAAAGATTTCAGGGAGGGTCCTCGAGCCTACTActtgcaaagaagaagaagaagagcaatgGTGTGAGTTACAGCCAAGTGAGAAAGACGAGAAGCTACCACTTCCCGAAATGTATCTCCCGCTGAAACGAGCGTTGCTCAAGACTTGCCAACAGATGGATAAAGAGTTAAAAATGCATCCAACTATCAACTGTTTCTGCAGCGGAACAACTTCTGTTACCGTCATCAAACAG GGTAAGGATCTGGTGGTGGGGAATATTGGTGACTCGAGGGCTGTTCTTGCGACAAGAGACGAAGACAATGCTCTCATGGCTGTACAGTTAACCATAGACTTAAAACCTGATTTGccaa GTGAATCTGCAAGAATCCAGAAATGTAAAGGTAGAGTGTTTGCCTTACAAGATGAGCCTGAGGTTGCACGTGTGTGGTTACCAAACAGCGATTCACCTGGTCTGGCAATGGCTCGAGCTTTTGGTGACTTCTGTCTTAAAGATTACGGTCTAATCTCTGTTCCGGATATCAACTACCGCCGTCTCACTGAAAGAGATCAGTTCATTATTCTAGCCACAGATGGG GTCTGGGATGTTTTGTCGAACAAAGAGGCTGTTGATATTGTGGCTTCAGCTCCAAGTCGAAGCACTGCAGCTCGTGCTTTAGTATGCACTGCTGTTCGAGCGTGGAGGCTCAAGTATCCTACTTCCAAGAACGATGACTGCGCTGTAGTATGTCTCTTTCTCGAAGATTCCTCGGCGGAAGCATCCATGGAAGCTTCGGAAACCGTTGTTCATTCACGCAAAGAGTCTATAGAGAGTGTCACCATCACATCAAGCAAAGAtggagagaagaaagaagaggctTTACCAGAGACCGATGAGATTGTACCTGTTTTAGAGATCAAGGAAGAAAAAACGTCTGAGAGGATTGAGTCCAAGAAGACAACACTTGCCGAATGTATATCTGTCAAGGATGATGAAGAGTGGTCGGCGTTGGAAGGCTTGACAAGAGTCAACAGTCTCTTGAGCATTCCTAGGTTCTTGTCTGGTGAGCTAAGATCAGGTAGCTGGAGAAAATGGTTGTGA